In Paroedura picta isolate Pp20150507F chromosome 6, Ppicta_v3.0, whole genome shotgun sequence, one genomic interval encodes:
- the ZBTB20 gene encoding zinc finger and BTB domain-containing protein 20 — MSALGLKLGVIYLKSDIIQKLLKKPKTAEKQKESEENEITQTGACSAKSGLPCLNFETIPSLNSAPIHSSHSPANLHAHTGSPDCNISCKGMTERIHSINLHNFSNSVLETLNEQRNRGHFCDVTVRIHGSMLRAHRCVLAAGSPFFQDKLLLGYSDIEIPSVVSVQSVQKLIDFMYSGVLRVSQSEALQILTAASILQIKTVIDECTRIVSQNVGDIYPVIQDSAQETPRGTPESATSGQSSDTESGYLQSHSQHSVDRIYSALYACSMQNGSGERSFYSGAVVSHHETALGLSRDHHMEDPSWITRIHERSQQMERYLSTTPETTHCRKQPRPVRIQTLVGNIHIKQEMEDDYDYYGQQRVQILERNESEECTEDTDQAEGTESEPKGESFDSGVSSSIGTEPDSVEQQFMTGLSREGHQETSQAEQNDTTAEGTQQQHIDANSSSPDRGNDIERDNAVITISNSSERGILQPSVTTTIAQPLPSTQLYLRQTETLTSNLRMPLTLTSNTQVIGTAGNTYLPALFTTQSAGSGPKPFLFSLPQPLGQQTQFVTVSQPGLSTFTAQLPAPQPLAPSAGHSTAGGQGEKKPYECTLCNKTFTAKQNYVKHMFVHTGEKPHQCSICWRSFSLKDYLIKHMVTHTGVRAYQCSICNKRFTQKSSLNVHMRLHRGEKSYECYICKKKFSHKTLLERHVALHSATNGTPSTTGTGVRALSAGVMACTEGTTYVCSVCPAKFDQIEHFNDHMRMHVSDG, encoded by the exons GAAGAAACCCAAGACAGCTGAAAAACAGAAGGAGTCTGAGGAGAATGAGATTACGCAGACGGGTGCATGCAGCGCCAAGTCGGGCCTTCCCTGCCTGAACTTTGAAACCATCCCATCTCTGAACTCAGCTCCCATCCATTCATCACATTCACCAGCAAACCTGCACGCACACACAGGGTCACCTGATT GTAACATTAGTTGCAAGGGGATGACAGAGCGCATTCACAGCATCAATCTCCACAACTTCAGCAATTCTGTGCTCGAGACCCTCAACGAGCAACGCAACCGCGGCCACTTCTGTGATGTGACTGTCCGCATCCACGGGAGCATGCTGCGGGCCCACCGTTGTGTGCTGGCAGCTGGCAGCCCCTTCTTCCAGGACAAGCTGTTGCTAGGCTACAGCGACATTGAAATTCCCTCTGTGGTATCAGTCCAGTCAGTGCAAAAGCTCATTGATTTCATGTATAGTGGGGTGCTGAGGGTCTCACAGTCGGAGGCCTTGCAGATCCTAACAGCAGCCAGCATCCTGCAGATCAAAACTGTGATTGATGAGTGCACACGGATTGTGTCACAGAATGTGGGAGACATCTATCCAGTCATCCAGGATTCTGCCCAGGAGACACCTCGAGGAACTCCTGAGTCAGCCACTTCAGGGCAGAGCAGCGACACAGAATCTGGCTACCTGCAAAGCCACTCGCAACACAGTGTAGACAGAATCTACTCTGCTCTGTATGCCTGTTCTATGCAGAATGGCAGTGGAGAGCGTTCATTCTACAGTGGAGCAGTGGTCAGCCACCATGAAACAGCTTTGGGACTGTCCAGAGACCATCACATGGAAGACCCAAGCTGGATTACACGAATCCATGAGCGCTCTCAGCAAATGGAGCGGTATCTCTCTACCACTCCAGAAACCACACACTGCCGGAAGCAACCACGACCAGTTCGGATCCAGACCCTTGTGGGAAATATTCACATCAAGCAAGAGATGGAGGATGACTATGACTACTATGGACAGCAAAGGGTCCAAATACTAGAGCGCAATGAATCTGAAGAATGCACTGAGGATACTGATCAAGCAGAAGGCACTGAGAGTGAGCCCAAGGGggagagctttgactctggagTCAGTTCCTCTATTGGCACTGAACCTGATTCTGTTGAGCAACAATTTATGACTGGTCTAAGCCGAGAAGGTCATCAAGAGACTTCCCAAGCAGAACAAAATGATACGACTGCTGAAGGCACTCAGCAGCAGCACATAGATGCCAACTCATCCTCACCAGACAGAGGCAATGACATTGAAAGGGACAACGCAGTGATCACTATTAGTAACAGTAGTGAAAGGGGGATCTTGCAACCTTCTGTCACTACTACAATTGCCCAGCCATTGCCAAGTACTCAGCTCTACTTACGCCAGACAGAAACCCTCACCAGCAATCTGAGGATGCCGCTCACCTTGACCAGCAACACGCAAGTCATTGGCACAGCTGGCAACACCTACCTGCCTGCACTCTTTACTACGCAGTCTGCTGGCAGTGGTCCCAAGCCTTTCCTCTTCAGCCTTCCTCAGCCCTTAGGTCAACAGACACAATTTGTGACAGTGTCCCAGCCTGGCCTGTCAACTTTTACAGCCCAACTGCCAGCCCCACAGcccctggctccttctgcaggccACAGCACAGCAGGTGGGCAGGGTGAAAAAAAGCCTTATGAGTGTACCCTCTGCAACAAGACTTTCACCGCCAAACAGAATTATGTCAAGCACATGTTTGTACACACAG GTGAGAAACCCCACCAATGCAGCATTTGTTGGAGATCCTTCTCTTTAAAGGATTACCTTATCAAACACATGGTGACTCACACTGGTGTCAGAGCTTACCAATGCAGCATCTGTAACAAGCGTTTCACCCAGAAGAGCTCCCTAAATGTGCACATGCGGCTCCACCGTGGGGAGAAATCCTATGAATGCTACATCTGCAAGAAAAAATTCTCACACAAGACTCTGCTTGAAAGACATGTGGCTCTGCACAGTGCCACCAATGGAACACCTAGCACAACAGGCACAGGTGTGAGGGCTCTCTCTGCTGGAGTGATGGCCTGCACAGAGGGAACCACGTATGTCTGCTCCGTCTGTCCAGCTAAGTTTGACCAAATTGAGCATTTTAATGACCACATGAGGATGCATGTTTCAGATGGATAA